The proteins below come from a single Prolixibacter sp. NT017 genomic window:
- a CDS encoding SPOR domain-containing protein — protein sequence MRRHFTLPGLLRATMMLLLFSVSVGAAAQEQDSTQAKPEKYHISQPWSFYINGGATNYFKAINNELDPYFNAYFNEITPFVGAGIQRKINDVFSIETEYEFGFARAIGNDYSYYHDINLNGLINFTNLQAKDVSQKRYAFYGKVGGGVNLFEPSPNIVKPKDKYKISYQVGLLFDYNLTHHLGFRLGASWRGLDSQYYEGGNDKDYKWLRNPNYLVGEVGIVYKFGKRRGEKTAEYMLDLDKKFGLKEVPLAVNSEKKLLPGHEYHLDIKIQKGDLSTPGMLNIPLPKGIYAWDDSTKSYTKTDIHVDYPQLPKGSIMMLSYKILPLKDYNGAQQIDGHFGFYRTGDDNVKISGHLYKDAVYRFAVQVGAFAQYHYTAEELARILHLTEPIKSEEQDGYLKFTLGTFDTYPEAEAFKKRIRRDTKIKDAFVVGYKNGVRLRSISGEFHGVYDDE from the coding sequence ATGAGAAGACACTTTACTCTGCCGGGATTACTTCGTGCCACGATGATGCTTTTATTGTTTTCTGTTTCGGTCGGTGCGGCTGCCCAGGAGCAGGACAGTACGCAGGCAAAGCCGGAAAAGTATCATATCAGTCAACCCTGGTCTTTTTACATTAACGGAGGAGCCACCAATTATTTTAAAGCGATAAATAATGAATTGGATCCTTACTTCAATGCCTATTTTAACGAAATCACTCCGTTTGTGGGAGCAGGGATTCAACGAAAAATAAACGATGTATTTTCTATCGAAACGGAATATGAGTTTGGTTTTGCCCGTGCAATTGGCAACGATTATTCTTATTATCACGATATCAATCTGAACGGGTTAATCAATTTTACCAACCTGCAGGCAAAAGATGTTTCGCAAAAACGATATGCGTTTTATGGCAAAGTAGGAGGTGGTGTCAATTTATTCGAGCCTTCTCCAAACATTGTTAAGCCTAAGGACAAATACAAGATTTCGTATCAGGTTGGTTTGCTGTTCGATTATAACCTGACGCATCACCTGGGATTCCGTTTGGGAGCATCCTGGCGCGGACTGGATTCTCAGTATTATGAAGGAGGAAACGATAAAGATTACAAGTGGTTGAGAAATCCGAATTACCTGGTCGGTGAAGTCGGCATCGTTTACAAGTTTGGGAAAAGAAGAGGAGAGAAGACAGCGGAGTATATGCTTGATTTAGATAAGAAATTTGGTTTGAAGGAGGTTCCACTCGCTGTGAATTCGGAGAAGAAACTCTTACCGGGACACGAGTATCATTTGGATATCAAAATTCAGAAGGGTGATTTGAGTACGCCGGGTATGTTGAATATTCCGCTGCCGAAAGGTATATACGCATGGGATGATTCGACAAAGAGTTACACCAAGACAGATATTCACGTAGATTATCCGCAACTGCCCAAAGGTTCAATCATGATGTTGAGCTATAAGATTCTTCCGCTGAAAGATTATAACGGGGCTCAACAGATTGATGGGCATTTCGGCTTTTACCGCACCGGCGACGATAACGTAAAAATAAGTGGTCATTTGTATAAGGACGCTGTTTATCGTTTTGCTGTTCAGGTTGGCGCTTTTGCCCAGTACCATTACACGGCCGAGGAATTGGCGAGAATACTTCATCTGACAGAACCAATTAAGAGCGAAGAGCAGGACGGTTACCTGAAATTTACGTTAGGAACTTTCGATACTTATCCGGAGGCTGAGGCTTTCAAGAAGCGCATCCGGAGAGATACGAAGATAAAAGATGCCTTTGTGGTTGGATATAAGAATGGCGTTCGCTTACGTTCCATTTCTGGCGAGTTCCACGGGGTCTACGATGATGAATAG
- a CDS encoding RNA polymerase sigma factor: protein MKRKAINIHQHLIDRCLLNDAKAQFEIYKLYYKAMYNTSLRIVGNVEDAEDVMQEAFLKAFRKINSYEGEVSFGAWLKRIVINHSIDYLKKRKMVFNELSANENRLPDNGSEPEVEENISVDEIKKAMNELSHGYRLVLSLILFEGYDHEEVSEILGIKNATSRSQFLRARNKLKEILINRRSKNNVAII from the coding sequence TTGAAAAGAAAAGCGATAAATATTCATCAGCACCTGATTGACCGCTGCCTGCTTAACGATGCCAAAGCTCAGTTCGAGATTTACAAACTGTACTACAAGGCAATGTACAATACCAGTTTGCGAATCGTCGGCAATGTAGAAGATGCGGAAGATGTCATGCAGGAAGCTTTTCTTAAAGCGTTCAGAAAAATAAATTCTTATGAGGGCGAAGTAAGCTTCGGAGCCTGGCTGAAACGAATTGTCATTAATCATTCCATCGATTACCTGAAAAAAAGGAAGATGGTCTTCAATGAACTTTCGGCCAACGAAAACAGGTTACCAGATAATGGCAGCGAACCCGAAGTGGAAGAAAATATTTCGGTCGACGAAATAAAGAAGGCGATGAACGAACTCTCACATGGCTACCGGTTGGTGCTTTCACTCATTCTGTTTGAAGGATACGACCACGAGGAAGTGAGCGAGATTTTGGGAATTAAAAACGCTACCAGCCGTTCGCAATTTCTGCGGGCACGCAATAAACTAAAAGAGATTTTGATAAACAGAAGAAGTAAAAATAACGTGGCAATCATCTGA
- a CDS encoding T9SS type A sorting domain-containing protein: MSRLIYITLLFACSLLVRTQADAQQAVFHNSGAQIVITKGADVNIQGSMLSEPSNNIAPKIQLNGNLSISGDIINHSDNLFRISEGYLILTGAGTQVISSNSSNPFLVYNLELNGTGTTLLQTNVRIINDLNFQQGYIDVGDQDLVLYKNAVTSGTPGDQSMVVTSGTGRMIKSMAQQEDITFPVGSTSKGAHYSPVDVAWESGTFYSSSIVMLSVKPEKLDANTSPQNYLEKYWDVQVSGVDNPKADLTFHYAPEEVFGDSTQIYAMRFFENNGQMWPRFDGELNPVTHSFTFTTSDFGKFTAGDLGTSDFSDVIVFPNPNNGAFSIKVIAPAEGMMDMQFTNMAGQLLYSGQIDQGIHEYDFTNSPKGVYFVKIFFKENPKIVTRKIVIR; this comes from the coding sequence ATGAGTCGACTCATCTACATAACACTCCTCTTTGCCTGTTCACTTCTTGTGAGAACACAAGCAGATGCACAGCAAGCTGTTTTTCATAACAGTGGTGCACAGATTGTGATTACCAAAGGCGCTGACGTGAATATACAGGGTTCCATGCTTAGTGAGCCGTCCAATAATATCGCTCCCAAAATTCAGCTAAACGGAAATCTCAGCATTTCGGGTGACATCATTAATCATTCCGACAATCTGTTCCGTATATCCGAAGGATACCTGATTTTGACAGGAGCAGGAACACAGGTTATCAGCAGCAATTCATCCAACCCGTTTCTGGTATACAACCTGGAGCTTAACGGAACAGGAACAACGCTTCTGCAAACCAATGTTCGTATTATCAACGATTTGAATTTTCAACAAGGATACATCGATGTCGGCGACCAGGACTTAGTCCTGTACAAAAATGCGGTTACCTCCGGAACACCGGGAGATCAGTCAATGGTCGTCACTTCGGGAACCGGCCGGATGATTAAAAGTATGGCGCAGCAAGAGGATATTACTTTCCCGGTAGGAAGTACATCAAAAGGCGCACATTATTCTCCGGTAGATGTTGCCTGGGAATCGGGTACTTTTTACAGCAGTAGTATCGTTATGCTTTCGGTTAAACCGGAAAAACTGGACGCTAATACCAGTCCGCAAAACTACTTGGAAAAATACTGGGATGTGCAGGTAAGCGGAGTAGATAATCCCAAAGCTGACCTCACATTTCACTATGCACCGGAAGAAGTTTTTGGTGATTCAACTCAAATTTACGCCATGCGTTTCTTTGAGAATAACGGACAAATGTGGCCGCGTTTCGATGGTGAACTCAACCCGGTGACTCATAGTTTCACCTTCACGACCAGTGATTTTGGAAAATTCACCGCTGGCGATTTGGGTACTTCTGACTTCTCCGATGTAATTGTCTTCCCGAACCCAAATAATGGTGCTTTCTCCATTAAAGTCATTGCTCCTGCCGAAGGAATGATGGATATGCAATTCACCAACATGGCTGGTCAGCTATTATACTCCGGCCAAATCGACCAGGGAATTCATGAATATGACTTTACCAATTCGCCTAAAGGAGTGTATTTTGTTAAAATATTCTTCAAAGAAAATCCAAAGATTGTGACACGTAAAATCGTCATACGATAA
- a CDS encoding exodeoxyribonuclease V subunit beta, translated as MSNLKIYKASAGSGKTFQITREYLKLIFQESTAYRHILAVTFTNKATAEMKGRILSELYLLASGQPSQHLDTLTTVSGKTEEAIRKNANQILKSVLHDYSRFSVSTIDSFFQRVVRAFTREIRLHASFRTELDHRAILEEAVERLFLGIDDNELLREWFLDFAEQTLQVGQNWNFKQHILERGSEIFGEAFRTFDDELITRMEDKEFLADYGKKLKKITEEFDERMADIGRKGIALMTRLGLRPESFKYGKTSFASYFPKLTEGKYEPGARVLKAVDNLDDWSTKTTESAVKNAIDAVYDEGLNSLLKEALQYYKDEFPKVESANAVLPNLYTLGVLTDLASKVKEISLEKNILILSDTAQLLNKVIAGSDTPFVYEKMGSVYQHFMLDEFQDTSRMQWHNLNPLVENSLAEGGQNMVVGDVKQSIYRWRNGDWNLLANQLEHDFQHYGLDKVTLGTNWRSTKNVIDFNNIIFRQAAEFLQEDVNTQLESAGDILENKGDFEDLIAKAYADHFQKCARSKGDEGYVRIDLMENEGNKEDFRQMAIERTISDIENMQELGYEPGDMAILVRNKREGAEIARALLEKKLANPNTSYSYDVISNDSLFVGNAATVKFVLNYFHILAGPKNKIREAEMIHEFFFYLLPSMSQQEQALLKNEGKPQLDLFGASNSEQDEMAAWYFDYMNNMPALFKPWLGDEESVALKNELRGLPLYNLAERLIREFRLNAISGEWPYLQAFLDILLDYTRTESADINSFIDWWESTGFSKTISVAEEQNAIRVLTIHKSKGLEFPVVFIPFCDWPVYPDPKHAPHLWCKPKSEPLNELALVPVKYKKNLTNSLFAEEYFTEMLYSAVDNLNLLYVAFTRARNALVVYGAYNPKLTKGVGNSMSGLLQRIFENPPLLDSEDRQHYIDIADFWNMETKSFELGVLQPSAQEKSTTDSFALTNFQLGGKGDSLKIRLHSQDYFEIKPSNKLEKVNYGQLMHEIFENIITAKDIDKALSRMLFEGKIEQAELEQLRSEITEKLEDDTVHSWFDGSWKVLAERDILRGKERTHRPDRVMMKENQLVVVDYKTGSENEKNRKQVAGYLMDIRKMGYTQTKGYVWYIQENKLVEVD; from the coding sequence ATGTCTAATTTGAAAATATATAAAGCGTCGGCCGGGTCAGGAAAAACGTTTCAGATAACACGTGAATATCTGAAGCTTATTTTTCAGGAATCAACAGCGTACCGGCATATTTTGGCCGTAACATTTACCAATAAGGCTACGGCCGAAATGAAGGGCAGGATACTTAGTGAACTGTATCTATTGGCTAGCGGACAACCTTCGCAGCATCTGGATACATTGACGACGGTTTCCGGAAAGACGGAAGAAGCTATTCGAAAAAACGCTAATCAAATCTTAAAATCGGTTTTGCATGATTACTCGCGTTTTTCTGTCAGCACCATCGATAGTTTCTTTCAGCGGGTAGTACGCGCTTTTACACGGGAAATCAGGCTGCATGCCTCGTTTCGAACCGAATTGGATCACCGGGCAATTTTAGAAGAAGCAGTAGAACGTCTGTTTCTCGGTATCGATGACAACGAACTGCTTCGGGAGTGGTTCCTCGATTTTGCCGAGCAGACGCTGCAAGTTGGTCAGAACTGGAATTTTAAGCAGCACATTCTCGAGCGGGGAAGCGAAATCTTCGGTGAAGCGTTCCGAACATTTGATGACGAACTGATTACCCGAATGGAAGACAAGGAATTTTTGGCTGATTATGGAAAGAAGCTGAAGAAGATTACCGAGGAGTTTGATGAGCGAATGGCAGACATCGGCCGGAAAGGGATCGCTTTGATGACCCGTCTTGGTTTGAGGCCGGAGTCCTTCAAATATGGCAAAACTTCATTTGCTTCTTATTTTCCAAAATTAACGGAAGGGAAATACGAACCAGGTGCCCGGGTCTTAAAAGCTGTTGACAATCTCGATGATTGGTCGACCAAAACGACAGAGTCGGCTGTGAAGAATGCCATTGATGCAGTATATGATGAAGGATTGAACAGTCTGCTAAAAGAAGCATTGCAATACTACAAGGATGAATTTCCGAAAGTAGAGTCGGCAAATGCTGTTCTTCCCAACTTATATACATTAGGTGTTTTAACCGATTTGGCCTCCAAAGTCAAGGAAATATCGCTGGAGAAAAATATCCTCATTTTGAGTGATACTGCTCAGTTGCTAAACAAGGTAATAGCAGGTAGCGATACGCCGTTTGTTTACGAAAAGATGGGGTCGGTTTACCAGCATTTTATGCTTGACGAGTTTCAGGATACGTCGCGAATGCAATGGCATAACCTGAATCCGCTGGTGGAGAATTCCCTGGCGGAAGGCGGACAGAATATGGTGGTAGGGGATGTGAAGCAGTCGATTTACCGTTGGCGGAATGGAGATTGGAATCTGCTGGCTAACCAATTGGAACACGATTTTCAACACTACGGGCTCGATAAAGTAACACTCGGCACCAACTGGCGAAGCACCAAAAATGTTATCGACTTTAATAACATCATCTTCCGGCAGGCCGCTGAGTTCCTGCAGGAAGATGTAAACACTCAACTGGAATCTGCCGGTGATATTCTTGAGAATAAAGGAGATTTTGAAGATTTGATAGCCAAAGCCTATGCCGATCATTTTCAGAAGTGTGCCAGAAGTAAAGGTGATGAGGGATATGTGCGCATCGACTTAATGGAGAATGAAGGAAACAAGGAAGATTTTCGGCAAATGGCCATCGAGAGAACTATTTCAGACATCGAGAATATGCAGGAGCTTGGTTATGAGCCCGGCGATATGGCTATTCTCGTCCGGAATAAACGGGAAGGTGCAGAAATAGCCCGGGCTTTGCTGGAGAAAAAGCTGGCCAATCCCAATACATCTTACAGTTACGACGTGATTTCAAATGATTCACTGTTTGTGGGTAATGCTGCTACCGTGAAGTTTGTATTGAATTATTTTCATATTCTGGCCGGGCCGAAAAATAAAATCCGGGAAGCGGAGATGATACACGAGTTTTTCTTCTACCTGCTTCCTTCCATGTCACAGCAAGAACAGGCGTTGTTAAAAAACGAAGGAAAACCACAGCTGGATTTATTTGGAGCGTCCAATTCGGAGCAGGATGAAATGGCTGCTTGGTATTTCGATTACATGAATAACATGCCGGCACTGTTTAAGCCCTGGCTGGGAGATGAAGAAAGTGTTGCTTTGAAGAATGAACTGAGGGGATTGCCGCTGTACAACCTGGCCGAACGGTTGATTCGTGAGTTCCGATTGAATGCTATTTCAGGGGAATGGCCGTATTTACAGGCGTTCCTGGATATTTTGCTGGATTATACGCGAACAGAATCGGCCGATATCAACTCATTTATCGATTGGTGGGAGAGTACTGGGTTTAGTAAAACGATTAGTGTAGCGGAAGAACAGAATGCCATTCGGGTGTTAACCATTCACAAATCGAAGGGATTGGAGTTTCCGGTGGTCTTTATTCCGTTCTGCGACTGGCCGGTTTATCCCGACCCAAAACACGCTCCGCATTTGTGGTGTAAGCCTAAAAGCGAGCCCTTGAATGAACTGGCACTCGTTCCGGTGAAGTATAAAAAGAATCTGACCAATTCGTTGTTTGCGGAAGAGTACTTTACCGAGATGTTGTATAGTGCAGTCGACAATCTCAATTTGCTTTATGTGGCGTTTACCCGTGCCAGAAATGCTTTGGTTGTTTATGGAGCGTATAATCCCAAACTCACGAAAGGAGTGGGGAATTCGATGTCAGGACTACTGCAGCGTATTTTCGAAAACCCGCCGTTGCTCGATTCGGAAGACCGGCAGCATTATATCGATATTGCTGATTTTTGGAATATGGAAACCAAGTCTTTCGAGTTGGGAGTGCTCCAACCATCTGCACAGGAGAAGTCAACCACTGATTCGTTTGCCCTAACTAATTTTCAGTTGGGCGGAAAAGGAGATAGTCTGAAAATCCGGTTGCATAGTCAGGATTACTTTGAAATAAAGCCCAGCAATAAGTTAGAGAAAGTGAACTATGGGCAGTTGATGCACGAGATTTTTGAAAATATCATCACGGCAAAAGATATCGACAAAGCGTTGAGTCGAATGTTGTTCGAAGGAAAGATCGAGCAAGCCGAATTGGAACAGCTAAGAAGTGAGATTACTGAGAAGCTGGAAGATGATACCGTTCATTCGTGGTTTGATGGTAGTTGGAAAGTTCTTGCAGAGCGGGATATCCTTCGGGGAAAAGAACGGACCCATCGTCCCGACAGGGTAATGATGAAAGAGAACCAGTTAGTCGTAGTTGATTATAAGACCGGAAGCGAGAATGAAAAGAACCGGAAACAAGTAGCAGGCTATCTGATGGATATTCGTAAAATGGGATACACCCAGACGAAGGGATACGTATGGTATATTCAGGAAAATAAATTGGTTGAAGTTGATTGA
- a CDS encoding glycosyltransferase — protein sequence MISILIPSFQNNCLLLIKTLHEQGVLCGIPFEIIVREDSPVPAFKLNEEFWFARIETSSVNLGRAANRNRLAEMAQYPYLLFLDADAEIFNPEFLKNYIAYADDMDVVCGGTAYFYEPPAEKDKRLRWKYGIHREQVSSAERNQRPFDSFSAFNFLIRKERFKTIRFSEKISRYGHEDTLLGQELKKSGASVLHIDNPAFHTGIDDAATFLAKTREGVENLAELMKANIDFDSLGVKILRYFRFLKRLGLHKLMANLYQNFHVKWEKQLSRKGGPLWLFDLYKLTYLFFIKKAGRKPAG from the coding sequence ATGATTTCAATATTGATTCCAAGCTTTCAGAACAATTGTCTCCTGCTGATTAAAACGTTGCATGAGCAGGGTGTATTGTGTGGAATCCCGTTCGAAATCATTGTTAGGGAAGATAGCCCTGTTCCGGCTTTCAAACTCAACGAGGAATTTTGGTTTGCCCGAATAGAAACCTCATCCGTAAATTTAGGCCGGGCTGCTAATCGTAATCGCCTGGCAGAGATGGCACAATATCCCTACTTGCTTTTTCTAGATGCCGATGCGGAGATTTTCAACCCAGAGTTTTTGAAGAATTATATCGCTTACGCCGATGATATGGATGTGGTATGCGGCGGAACAGCTTATTTTTATGAGCCGCCGGCCGAAAAGGACAAGCGACTACGGTGGAAATATGGGATACACAGGGAGCAGGTATCTTCAGCAGAACGAAACCAGCGGCCTTTCGATTCGTTTTCGGCCTTCAATTTCCTGATAAGAAAAGAGCGGTTTAAGACGATTCGTTTTTCAGAAAAAATATCCCGTTACGGGCACGAGGACACACTCTTAGGTCAGGAACTGAAAAAATCGGGAGCAAGTGTTCTTCATATTGACAATCCGGCTTTTCATACGGGAATTGACGATGCGGCTACGTTTCTTGCGAAAACCCGGGAAGGAGTTGAAAATCTTGCCGAACTGATGAAGGCCAATATTGATTTCGATTCATTAGGTGTAAAGATTCTGCGGTACTTCCGTTTTCTGAAAAGATTGGGATTGCATAAGTTGATGGCAAACCTGTACCAGAATTTTCATGTAAAATGGGAAAAGCAATTATCCCGGAAAGGTGGACCGTTATGGTTGTTCGACTTATACAAGCTCACCTATTTGTTCTTCATAAAAAAAGCCGGTCGGAAACCGGCCGGCTGA
- a CDS encoding TlpA family protein disulfide reductase — MFHIKKYLPLTLVAFLLAAKVVVAEGYQIKLSLPEQKDTRIYLASYYGDRIFRVDSTETDAQGRATLAGDSPLDKGFYLLYLDKDHYFDFLVGNDQTFSISGGFQNGESQNFSGAPETEAFQEYQRFLAQQRKIQMNLQQEMQKYHSNPDSAKQIRNRMMALNDQMQNYWDKQADKYKGTFYADFMRFMVIPRPGKINVPARVSNPDSVKWAKEYAFRRDHFWDNFNFAQEGLIRTPLIKNRLDTYFDKVLIQNPDSIIGPAKKLIDKSKANDNVFRFMADYVLTHSANSQVMGMDKVFVKIADAYFLNGKASWADSTMMAKIRNKVYVTRPNLIGNTAPELKLPNAEGQYFSLHQVDAKYTILYFWEPDCNHCKEQTPVLYDKVYKELHPKGVEVYAVLTQPDEKADWQKFIDDHGLYDWINVWDPDMISNFHALYDVHSTPTLYILDKNKKIIAKRLDVNTAGDLLEKLLKYQK; from the coding sequence ATGTTTCACATAAAAAAATATCTGCCACTCACACTCGTGGCATTTTTATTGGCTGCCAAAGTGGTAGTTGCCGAAGGTTACCAAATAAAACTTTCGCTACCTGAGCAGAAAGATACACGTATTTATTTGGCCAGCTATTATGGGGACCGGATTTTCCGGGTCGATTCCACTGAAACCGACGCACAGGGTCGTGCTACGTTAGCCGGAGATTCGCCATTGGACAAAGGCTTTTACCTGCTGTATCTCGATAAAGATCATTATTTCGATTTTCTGGTAGGAAACGATCAGACCTTCTCTATCTCGGGTGGTTTTCAAAACGGCGAAAGTCAAAATTTTTCCGGTGCCCCGGAAACAGAAGCATTTCAGGAGTATCAGCGCTTTCTGGCACAACAGCGTAAAATACAGATGAACCTGCAACAGGAAATGCAGAAATACCATTCCAATCCCGATTCTGCGAAGCAAATTCGCAACAGGATGATGGCCTTGAATGATCAAATGCAAAACTACTGGGACAAACAAGCCGATAAGTACAAAGGAACATTTTATGCTGATTTCATGCGCTTCATGGTTATTCCCCGACCGGGAAAAATCAATGTTCCCGCCAGGGTTTCCAATCCCGATTCCGTGAAGTGGGCAAAAGAATATGCGTTCCGCAGGGACCACTTCTGGGACAACTTCAACTTTGCTCAGGAAGGCCTGATCCGCACGCCTTTGATTAAAAACAGGCTGGACACCTATTTCGACAAAGTACTGATACAAAATCCCGATTCGATTATTGGTCCGGCCAAAAAGTTGATTGACAAATCAAAAGCCAACGATAATGTGTTCCGGTTCATGGCCGATTACGTGTTGACACATAGTGCTAATTCCCAGGTGATGGGAATGGACAAGGTTTTTGTGAAGATTGCCGATGCTTATTTCCTGAATGGAAAAGCAAGCTGGGCCGATTCGACCATGATGGCCAAAATCAGGAATAAAGTATATGTCACACGCCCCAATCTGATTGGAAATACGGCGCCCGAATTAAAACTTCCCAATGCTGAAGGTCAGTATTTCAGTCTGCACCAGGTGGACGCCAAATACACGATTCTTTATTTCTGGGAACCCGATTGTAACCACTGTAAAGAACAAACCCCGGTTTTGTACGACAAGGTTTACAAGGAATTGCATCCGAAAGGAGTGGAAGTGTATGCCGTTTTAACTCAACCGGACGAAAAGGCTGACTGGCAGAAATTCATCGACGATCACGGATTGTACGACTGGATTAATGTTTGGGATCCGGATATGATTTCCAACTTTCACGCACTGTATGATGTACACAGCACTCCTACATTATACATTCTCGATAAGAACAAAAAAATCATTGCCAAACGGTTGGATGTGAACACCGCCGGTGATTTACTGGAAAAACTGCTGAAATACCAGAAATAA
- a CDS encoding PaaI family thioesterase: MKKIVNPYAKDTSGEYHCFGCSPSNPIGLKMHFHEVEEGEVMSKWIPEKKYEGYLNVLHGGIQATMLDEIASWVVYTQCGTAGVTASMEVKYQQPVLIDKGEITLKAKLVDQNRRLATIHAQIINHEGKVGSEGTIRYFLFPVEKAKESMNYPGKEAFFEDEEK, translated from the coding sequence ATGAAAAAAATTGTCAACCCATACGCGAAGGATACTTCCGGTGAATATCATTGTTTCGGCTGTTCACCCAGCAATCCGATTGGTTTGAAAATGCATTTTCACGAAGTGGAAGAGGGAGAAGTGATGTCGAAATGGATTCCTGAAAAGAAGTATGAGGGCTACCTCAATGTTTTGCACGGCGGAATCCAGGCAACCATGCTGGACGAAATTGCCAGCTGGGTGGTGTACACGCAATGTGGAACAGCCGGTGTTACTGCATCGATGGAAGTAAAATATCAGCAACCGGTGCTGATTGATAAAGGTGAAATCACGTTGAAGGCGAAATTGGTCGACCAGAACCGACGGTTGGCTACCATTCATGCGCAAATTATCAATCACGAAGGAAAGGTCGGCAGCGAAGGTACCATCAGGTATTTCCTTTTTCCGGTTGAAAAGGCAAAGGAATCGATGAATTATCCCGGTAAGGAAGCCTTCTTTGAGGATGAGGAGAAGTAG
- a CDS encoding esterase family protein encodes MKKLLLLLVLLAFQVVAFAQQGTVVESLSMKSDLLNRDVKYSIYLPPGYDDSQRDYPVLYLLHGYSDDETGWIQFGEVNRIADEAIDSGSCSPMVIVMPDAKVTWYCNDYQGKDPYEDMFIKEFIPFIESQYRIRSKKEFRAVAGLSMGGYGALMYAMKYNDLFSSCVAFSSGTFTDKEIVNMPDKNYTMFFGDIFGKNLEGQARISKNWIEHSPLHLAKDIPAEKLRSVRYYIDCGDDDFLYKGNSALHVLLRDLKIQHEYRVRDGSHSWTYWRTGLPAGLKFISESFHR; translated from the coding sequence ATGAAGAAGTTGTTGCTATTACTGGTGTTGCTGGCATTTCAGGTTGTGGCATTTGCTCAGCAGGGCACTGTAGTGGAGAGTCTTTCGATGAAAAGTGACCTCCTGAACCGTGATGTAAAATATTCTATTTACCTGCCGCCGGGCTACGATGATTCACAGCGTGATTATCCGGTTCTTTATCTTCTACACGGATACTCTGATGACGAAACCGGCTGGATTCAGTTTGGCGAGGTTAATCGGATAGCAGATGAAGCCATTGACAGCGGTTCGTGTTCGCCGATGGTCATTGTTATGCCGGATGCCAAAGTAACGTGGTATTGCAACGACTATCAGGGAAAAGATCCGTACGAGGATATGTTTATCAAAGAGTTTATTCCGTTTATCGAATCGCAGTATCGCATTCGTTCAAAGAAAGAATTCAGAGCGGTTGCCGGATTATCGATGGGCGGCTATGGTGCACTGATGTATGCCATGAAGTATAATGATCTGTTTTCTTCGTGTGTCGCGTTCTCTTCCGGAACCTTCACCGATAAGGAGATTGTGAATATGCCCGATAAGAATTACACCATGTTCTTCGGCGATATCTTCGGAAAGAATCTGGAAGGTCAGGCCCGTATCAGCAAAAACTGGATTGAGCACAGCCCGCTGCATCTGGCTAAAGATATTCCGGCTGAAAAACTTCGCTCGGTAAGGTATTACATTGATTGTGGCGATGACGATTTCCTGTATAAAGGAAATTCAGCACTGCACGTATTATTGCGCGATTTGAAAATTCAACACGAATACCGCGTTCGCGACGGCTCGCACAGTTGGACATACTGGCGTACCGGATTACCGGCCGGACTGAAATTCATTAGTGAGTCTTTTCATCGATAG